A part of Pelomicrobium methylotrophicum genomic DNA contains:
- the mutL gene encoding DNA mismatch repair endonuclease MutL, producing MPSIRVLPDLLVSQIAAGEVVERPASALKELLENSLDAGSRAVAVELAEGGQKLIRVADDGSGIPGEELHLALARHATSKIADLDDLARVRSLGFRGEALAAIGAVARLTLVSRHASDPHGWAIRCEAGALSAKEPAAIAQGTRVEVRDLYFNTPARRKFLKSEATEYAHCEEAFVRVALSRPDLRFTLKHNGRLRWSLKPAEAAARIGELLGEEFIRASVAIDERAAGLRLFGLAALPTYSRGSRDDQYLFVNGRFVRDKLIAHAVREAYRDVLHHQRHPAYALFLELDPEAVDVNVHPTKSEVRFRDARAVHRFVFHVLNKALARPQAGAEPAPSPTRLTTPPQSVSSPRQMAVPLAAAQPVAAYEAEFARALAETHSASTPQASEVPPLGFALAQLCGVYILAQNAHGLVVVDMHAAHERIVYEGLKSALDARAVASQPLLIPVTLAVDEADVETVEENQPLIASLGFDIAPLSPTVLAVRAVPSLLKEADAASLARDLLREIREYGAAATATARRNELLGRLACHGAVRANRRLTLDEMNALLRQIEVTERSGQCNHGRPTWFQLTLEELDRMFMRGR from the coding sequence ATGCCTTCGATTCGGGTGCTGCCTGACCTCCTCGTCAGCCAAATCGCCGCGGGAGAGGTCGTGGAACGTCCCGCTTCCGCCCTCAAGGAGCTGCTGGAAAACAGCCTAGACGCGGGCAGCCGCGCGGTGGCCGTCGAGCTGGCGGAAGGCGGCCAGAAGCTCATCAGAGTGGCGGACGACGGCAGCGGCATCCCCGGCGAGGAGTTGCATCTCGCGCTCGCGCGCCACGCCACCAGCAAGATCGCCGACCTGGACGATCTCGCCCGCGTGCGCAGCCTGGGCTTCCGGGGCGAAGCGCTGGCAGCAATCGGCGCCGTGGCGCGGCTGACGCTTGTGAGCCGCCATGCTTCAGACCCCCACGGATGGGCGATCCGCTGTGAAGCAGGCGCGCTGAGCGCAAAGGAGCCGGCGGCCATTGCGCAGGGCACACGGGTCGAGGTGCGCGACCTGTACTTCAACACCCCGGCCCGCCGCAAGTTTCTGAAGAGCGAAGCCACGGAGTACGCCCACTGCGAGGAGGCCTTCGTCCGCGTCGCCCTCTCTCGCCCGGACTTGCGCTTCACTCTCAAGCATAATGGGCGGCTGCGTTGGTCGTTGAAACCCGCCGAGGCGGCTGCAAGAATCGGAGAGCTCCTGGGAGAGGAGTTCATCCGCGCCTCGGTCGCCATCGACGAGCGCGCTGCGGGGCTGCGGCTGTTCGGGCTGGCTGCGCTGCCCACGTACAGCCGGGGGAGTCGGGACGACCAGTACCTCTTCGTCAACGGCCGTTTCGTTCGCGACAAGCTCATTGCCCACGCAGTGCGCGAGGCGTACCGGGACGTGCTGCACCACCAGCGGCATCCGGCCTACGCCTTGTTCCTCGAACTGGATCCCGAGGCGGTGGACGTGAACGTGCACCCCACGAAGAGCGAAGTGCGATTCCGCGACGCCCGGGCCGTGCACCGGTTCGTCTTCCACGTCCTGAACAAGGCCCTGGCCCGCCCCCAGGCCGGCGCCGAACCCGCACCGTCGCCCACCCGGCTGACCACGCCCCCCCAGTCCGTCTCATCGCCTCGCCAGATGGCGGTCCCCCTCGCCGCAGCGCAGCCCGTCGCCGCCTACGAAGCGGAATTCGCCCGGGCCCTCGCCGAGACGCACAGCGCGTCCACGCCACAAGCCTCGGAGGTTCCGCCCCTCGGTTTCGCCCTCGCCCAGCTCTGCGGCGTCTACATCCTGGCCCAGAACGCCCATGGCCTGGTGGTGGTGGACATGCACGCCGCCCACGAGCGCATCGTGTACGAGGGGCTGAAGAGCGCCCTGGATGCCCGGGCGGTGGCATCCCAGCCCCTGCTGATCCCCGTCACGCTGGCCGTGGACGAGGCAGACGTGGAGACAGTGGAAGAAAACCAGCCGCTGATCGCAAGCTTGGGGTTCGACATCGCCCCTCTTTCGCCCACCGTGCTTGCGGTGCGGGCCGTGCCCTCGCTGCTCAAGGAGGCCGACGCGGCCAGCCTCGCCCGAGACTTGCTGCGGGAAATCCGGGAGTACGGGGCCGCCGCAACGGCAACCGCGCGACGCAACGAACTGCTCGGGCGGCTCGCCTGCCACGGGGCCGTGCGCGCGAACCGGCGCCTGACGCTGGACGAGATGAACGCCTTGTTGCGGCAGATAGAGGTCACCGAACGCTCCGGCCAGTGTAACCACGGGCGCCCCACCTGGTTCCAGCTCACCCTGGAGGAGCTGGACCGCATGTTCATGCGCGGAAGATAG
- the miaA gene encoding tRNA (adenosine(37)-N6)-dimethylallyltransferase MiaA, with translation MGPTASGKTAVAVALARRLPVEIVSVDSSLVYRHMNIGTAKPDAETLKAAPHHLIDLVEPYEAYSAGRFRDDALTVMREITERGRIPLLVGGTMLYFKALREGLAELPRADPALRLVIDNMAAERGWPALHEELGRVDPETAARLSPNDAQRIQRALEVYYLTERPLSALLKKPKYVYFPYRPIAVALVPGDRERLHKRIADRFEAMLEQGLIGEVRWLRRHYALDLSMPSMRCVGYRQVWKYLEGEYTLEVMRERAVAATRQLAKRQLTWLRAMKDVTEFDCFAERVAEEVLAYLEAVIDAPGEQGHR, from the coding sequence ATGGGGCCCACCGCCAGCGGAAAGACCGCTGTCGCGGTGGCACTTGCCCGGCGGTTGCCGGTGGAAATCGTGAGCGTCGACTCCTCGCTGGTCTATCGCCACATGAACATCGGCACCGCCAAGCCCGACGCCGAAACGCTCAAAGCGGCGCCGCACCATCTGATCGACCTGGTGGAGCCCTATGAAGCCTATTCGGCGGGACGCTTCCGCGACGACGCCCTCACGGTCATGCGCGAAATCACCGAGCGTGGCCGCATCCCGCTTCTCGTGGGCGGAACCATGCTGTACTTCAAGGCCCTGCGGGAAGGCCTGGCGGAATTGCCCAGAGCCGATCCAGCGCTGCGGCTGGTGATCGACAACATGGCCGCGGAGCGGGGCTGGCCGGCGCTGCACGAAGAACTCGGGCGCGTGGACCCCGAGACCGCGGCGCGGCTGTCTCCCAACGACGCCCAGCGCATCCAGCGGGCCCTGGAGGTGTACTACCTGACCGAGCGGCCGCTTTCCGCGCTCCTCAAGAAACCCAAGTACGTCTACTTCCCCTACCGCCCCATTGCCGTCGCCCTGGTGCCCGGCGATCGCGAGCGGCTGCACAAGCGCATCGCCGATCGCTTCGAAGCCATGCTGGAACAGGGGCTGATCGGGGAAGTGCGCTGGCTGCGTCGTCACTACGCCCTGGACCTTTCCATGCCGTCCATGCGCTGTGTCGGCTACCGGCAGGTATGGAAGTACCTGGAGGGCGAGTACACGCTGGAAGTCATGCGGGAGCGGGCCGTGGCGGCGACGCGCCAACTCGCCAAGCGGCAGCTCACCTGGCTGCGGGCGATGAAGGACGTGACCGAGTTCGACTGCTTCGCAGAGCGCGTCGCGGAGGAAGTGCTGGCATATCTCGAGGCTGTGATCGACGCTCCAGGGGAGCAGGGGCACCGCTAG
- a CDS encoding polysaccharide deacetylase family protein — protein MRLALKIDVDTLRGTREGVPRLIDALQRHGAGATFLFSLGPDHTGRAIKRVFRRGFLGKVSRTSVLAHYGLKTLLYGTLLPGPDIGRCAAAAMRAARDAGFEVGIHCYNHVLWQDGVNRGDAAWTERQMRLACKAFEQVFGVAAHTHGAAGWQINAHALELEARLGFRYCSDTRGRGPFLPLVNGNTIACPQLPTTLPTLDELIGLQAITVDTVADHLLGLTRTPPPGGHVYTLHAELEGMKLMPVLERLLDGWRSQGYELVSLGQLFATLCLDALPVHEVVPGKVPGRTGTVAMQAPRPLTPPALLSESPLRPGPCAFERRG, from the coding sequence ATGCGACTCGCCCTCAAGATCGATGTGGACACGCTGCGCGGGACTCGCGAAGGCGTGCCGCGGTTGATTGATGCGTTGCAGCGCCACGGCGCCGGGGCCACGTTCCTGTTCAGCCTGGGACCCGATCATACTGGACGTGCGATTAAACGGGTGTTCCGTCGCGGCTTCCTCGGCAAAGTCTCCCGCACGTCGGTACTGGCCCACTACGGTTTGAAGACGCTGCTCTACGGCACTCTGTTGCCAGGGCCGGACATCGGCCGGTGTGCGGCCGCCGCGATGCGAGCCGCCCGCGATGCCGGATTCGAGGTGGGTATCCACTGCTACAACCATGTCCTGTGGCAGGACGGCGTGAATCGGGGCGACGCGGCCTGGACGGAGCGCCAGATGCGCCTCGCTTGCAAAGCGTTCGAGCAGGTGTTCGGCGTGGCAGCGCACACGCACGGGGCGGCCGGCTGGCAGATCAACGCTCACGCATTGGAGCTCGAAGCGAGGCTTGGCTTTCGATATTGCTCCGATACTCGAGGCCGCGGGCCTTTCCTCCCGCTGGTGAATGGAAACACGATCGCGTGCCCGCAACTGCCGACCACGTTGCCTACGCTGGATGAGCTGATCGGGCTCCAAGCGATCACCGTCGATACGGTGGCAGACCATCTGCTGGGGCTTACTCGAACTCCGCCACCCGGTGGCCACGTCTATACCCTGCACGCCGAGCTGGAGGGCATGAAGCTCATGCCGGTCCTCGAACGCCTGCTCGACGGTTGGCGCTCGCAAGGCTACGAGCTCGTGTCGCTCGGCCAGTTATTCGCAACGCTTTGCCTCGATGCCCTGCCGGTGCATGAGGTCGTCCCCGGCAAGGTGCCTGGCAGGACCGGGACGGTGGCCATGCAGGCGCCGCGCCCCCTGACCCCGCCAGCGCTTCTTTCTGAATCGCCGCTTCGGCCGGGCCCTTGTGCCTTCGAGCGGCGTGGCTGA
- a CDS encoding bifunctional UDP-4-keto-pentose/UDP-xylose synthase, protein MKKILILGVNGFIGHHLSRRILSATDWDVYGMDMSSDRVAEFMDHSRFHFCEGDITINREWIEYHVKKCDIVLPLVAIATPATYVKDPLAVFELDFEANLPIVRSCVRWRKRLIFPSTSEVYGMCRDAEFDPETSELVLGPIRKSRWIYACAKQLMDRVIWAYGAQHGLKFTLFRPFNWIGAGLDSLQTAREGSSRVVTQFLEHIVRGEPIYLVDGGHQRRTFTYIDDGIDALMRILENPRGVADGRIYNIGNPANDFSVRELAQMMLRLALEYPEYEKAARQVRLVETTSTVYYGEGYQDIPHRVPKITNTCTDLGWQPRVGMEAALRAIFDAYRARVARAKDLVAEEP, encoded by the coding sequence GTGAAGAAAATACTCATCCTTGGGGTCAATGGCTTTATCGGCCACCATCTATCGCGGCGAATCCTCTCCGCCACTGACTGGGACGTCTACGGCATGGACATGTCCTCGGATCGCGTGGCGGAATTCATGGACCACTCCCGATTCCATTTCTGCGAGGGCGATATCACGATCAACCGGGAGTGGATCGAGTACCACGTCAAGAAATGCGACATTGTGCTGCCGCTCGTGGCCATCGCCACGCCTGCCACTTACGTCAAGGATCCGTTGGCGGTTTTCGAGCTGGACTTCGAGGCCAACCTGCCCATCGTGCGCTCCTGCGTGCGCTGGAGGAAGCGACTCATCTTTCCGTCTACGTCCGAAGTCTATGGCATGTGCCGGGATGCCGAGTTCGATCCTGAAACCTCCGAGCTGGTGCTGGGACCCATCAGGAAGTCGCGATGGATTTATGCCTGCGCCAAGCAACTGATGGATCGGGTGATCTGGGCTTACGGCGCGCAGCACGGGCTCAAGTTCACGCTCTTCAGGCCGTTCAACTGGATCGGCGCCGGTCTCGACAGCCTGCAGACCGCCAGGGAGGGAAGCTCGCGGGTGGTCACCCAATTCCTGGAACACATCGTTCGTGGCGAGCCCATTTACTTGGTGGATGGAGGCCACCAGCGGCGCACTTTCACCTACATCGACGACGGGATCGACGCCCTGATGCGGATCCTGGAGAATCCGCGCGGGGTGGCCGACGGCCGGATTTATAACATCGGCAATCCGGCCAACGACTTCTCGGTGCGGGAACTGGCCCAGATGATGCTCCGCCTGGCGCTCGAGTACCCTGAGTACGAGAAAGCGGCGAGGCAGGTGAGGCTGGTGGAGACCACTTCGACGGTGTACTACGGGGAAGGCTATCAGGACATCCCGCACCGGGTGCCCAAGATCACCAACACGTGCACGGACCTGGGATGGCAGCCGCGGGTGGGCATGGAGGCGGCGCTGCGCGCCATCTTCGACGCCTACCGGGCGCGCGTCGCCCGGGCCAAGGACCTGGTTGCCGAGGAGCCTTGA
- a CDS encoding formyltransferase, which translates to MKRAVVFAYHDVGVRCLSVLLAHGMDVALVITHEDDPAEQIWFQSVAALAREHRLPLLTPADPNIPELVERVRALRPDFLFSFYYRKLLGAPLLKAAGGAFNMHGSLLPKYRGRAPVNWAIIRGERETGATLHEMVEQPDAGRIVDQQPVPILPNDTAIEVFRKVTVAAEMVLDRSLLRLLAGTASLKPQDLSAGSYYGRRTPEAGRIDWTRSAWEIHNLVRAVAPPYPGAFADVRGRRLRLLRTLWLPGEDDCPGQPALLERQGEIYVRCIKGGLLRVIEAELDGRPLRAGDLRQTFGTDVVRLSS; encoded by the coding sequence ATGAAACGGGCGGTGGTTTTCGCTTACCACGACGTGGGCGTGCGCTGCCTGTCGGTGTTGCTCGCCCACGGGATGGACGTGGCGCTCGTGATCACCCATGAAGACGACCCTGCGGAGCAGATCTGGTTTCAAAGCGTGGCTGCGCTGGCACGGGAACATCGTCTGCCGCTGCTCACGCCTGCAGATCCAAACATACCGGAGCTGGTGGAGCGAGTCCGGGCCCTGCGGCCCGACTTTCTGTTCTCGTTCTATTACCGAAAGCTTCTCGGCGCGCCCCTGCTCAAGGCCGCTGGCGGCGCGTTCAATATGCACGGCTCGCTGTTGCCCAAATATCGCGGGCGGGCACCGGTCAACTGGGCCATTATCCGCGGCGAGCGCGAAACGGGGGCGACGCTGCACGAGATGGTGGAGCAACCGGACGCGGGGCGCATTGTGGATCAGCAGCCGGTGCCGATCCTGCCGAACGACACGGCAATCGAAGTGTTTCGCAAAGTCACAGTGGCGGCGGAAATGGTGCTCGACCGCTCGCTGCTGCGGCTGCTCGCCGGCACTGCCTCGCTGAAGCCCCAGGATCTGTCCGCTGGCAGCTATTACGGAAGACGCACGCCAGAGGCGGGGCGCATCGACTGGACCCGCAGCGCCTGGGAAATCCACAACCTGGTACGGGCGGTGGCGCCCCCCTATCCCGGCGCCTTCGCCGACGTGCGCGGACGCAGGCTGCGGCTGCTGCGAACGCTGTGGTTACCGGGGGAGGACGATTGCCCGGGTCAGCCGGCATTGCTGGAGCGACAGGGAGAGATCTACGTCCGGTGTATCAAGGGTGGGCTGCTGCGCGTGATCGAGGCCGAGCTCGACGGCAGGCCGCTTCGCGCCGGCGACTTGCGGCAAACATTCGGGACCGATGTTGTGCGCTTGAGCAGTTAA
- a CDS encoding glycosyltransferase has product MNPPELSVVIPVYNEETGLPLLFERLYPALDALGLRYEVIFVDDGSSDGSAALLRGQFQQRPECTRVILLAGNFGQHMAIMAGFERCRGQIVVTLDADLQNPPEEIARLVAAVRAGYDYVGSIRRRRQDALFRRLASRLLNALRERTTRIRMSDQGCMLRAYHRHVVDAINRCREANTFIPALAYLFARRPTEIEVAHDARQAGTTKYSLYKLIRLNFDLMTGFSLLPLQMFSLLGMLVALGAAAAYVVLIMKRLLAGELERGVLSLFDRDIVEFFLIGMVLFGLGLLGEYVGRIYQEVRGRPRYLVEAVLEQLPCATDSAPDASAAQPDTRRVQTGR; this is encoded by the coding sequence GTGAACCCGCCCGAGCTGTCGGTCGTGATCCCGGTGTACAACGAGGAGACCGGATTGCCGCTGTTGTTCGAACGCCTGTATCCGGCGCTCGATGCGCTCGGTCTACGCTACGAAGTCATCTTCGTCGACGATGGCAGCAGTGATGGCTCGGCGGCCCTGTTGCGCGGCCAGTTCCAGCAACGACCCGAGTGTACGCGGGTGATATTGCTCGCCGGCAACTTCGGCCAGCACATGGCGATCATGGCCGGGTTCGAGCGCTGCCGGGGACAGATCGTCGTCACCCTGGATGCTGATCTCCAGAACCCGCCGGAGGAAATCGCCAGGCTGGTGGCCGCCGTTCGGGCAGGCTACGACTACGTCGGCTCGATCCGCCGCAGGCGGCAGGACGCCTTGTTCCGTCGGCTGGCTTCGCGCCTGCTGAACGCCTTGCGCGAGCGGACCACCCGAATCCGCATGAGCGATCAGGGTTGCATGCTGCGCGCCTACCACCGGCACGTGGTCGATGCCATCAACCGCTGCCGCGAGGCCAATACCTTCATTCCTGCGCTCGCCTACCTCTTCGCGCGGCGTCCGACAGAGATCGAGGTGGCCCACGACGCGCGCCAGGCGGGCACCACCAAGTATTCGCTCTACAAGCTCATCCGCCTCAACTTCGACCTGATGACCGGCTTTTCATTGCTGCCACTGCAGATGTTTTCGCTGCTCGGAATGCTGGTGGCGCTGGGCGCCGCGGCCGCCTATGTCGTCCTGATCATGAAGCGCCTGCTCGCCGGCGAGCTGGAGCGGGGCGTCTTATCGTTGTTCGACCGGGACATCGTCGAATTTTTCCTGATCGGTATGGTGCTTTTCGGGCTTGGGTTGCTGGGCGAATACGTCGGGCGCATCTATCAAGAAGTGCGCGGGAGGCCGCGCTACCTGGTGGAGGCGGTGCTTGAGCAGTTGCCGTGCGCGACGGATTCGGCGCCGGATGCCTCAGCGGCCCAACCGGATACACGGCGGGTGCAAACAGGCCGATGA
- a CDS encoding DegT/DnrJ/EryC1/StrS family aminotransferase, whose translation MVDDYLPFARPSLDSETIAAVVETLRSGWLASGPRVQALEQALSGYLGGRIVRTFTSATAALEVALQVCGIGPGDEVIVPAMSFVATANVVLRVGARPVFVDVDLATRNLDLGQAESAVTSRTRAILPVHFAGLPLDLDRLYALAQRHGLRVIEDAAHAIGASWHGRRIGSVGDLVCFSFHPNKNMTTIEGGALVLDDPDEAARAERLRFHGIDRDAQGEMEVVEAGGKFNLSDVAAAVGLGQLRQLEHFNRLRRERARRYLEKLHSDPPFLLPDRGDDGHSWHLFALLLPLERLRITRRQFIQAMHERGIGVGIHYPAIHLFRRYRALGYAEGDFPNAERIGRETVTLPLFPAMTLSDVDRVCEAAVQIVQENRL comes from the coding sequence ATGGTTGACGATTACCTTCCGTTCGCCCGGCCGTCCCTGGACTCGGAAACCATTGCCGCGGTCGTGGAGACGCTGCGCTCGGGTTGGCTCGCCAGCGGACCGCGGGTGCAGGCCCTGGAACAGGCGCTTTCGGGCTACCTGGGGGGGCGCATCGTACGCACCTTCACCTCGGCGACCGCTGCCCTGGAGGTGGCGCTGCAAGTGTGCGGGATCGGGCCGGGCGATGAAGTCATCGTGCCCGCAATGTCTTTCGTCGCCACCGCGAACGTCGTATTGCGCGTCGGCGCACGGCCCGTGTTCGTGGACGTGGACTTGGCGACTCGCAACCTCGACCTGGGGCAGGCGGAATCAGCCGTCACGTCGCGCACGCGCGCCATCCTCCCGGTGCACTTCGCTGGCCTGCCGCTCGACCTGGACCGGCTCTACGCGCTGGCACAACGTCATGGCTTGCGGGTGATCGAGGATGCAGCTCATGCCATCGGCGCGTCTTGGCACGGCCGACGCATCGGCAGCGTCGGCGACCTGGTGTGCTTCTCGTTCCATCCCAACAAAAACATGACCACCATCGAGGGCGGGGCGCTGGTGCTCGATGACCCGGACGAGGCGGCGCGCGCCGAGCGGCTGCGGTTCCACGGCATCGACCGCGATGCGCAGGGTGAGATGGAAGTGGTCGAGGCGGGGGGGAAGTTCAACCTGTCCGATGTGGCGGCGGCGGTGGGCTTGGGCCAGCTGCGGCAACTGGAGCATTTCAACCGGCTGCGACGCGAACGCGCGCGGCGCTATCTCGAGAAGCTACACAGCGATCCGCCGTTTCTGCTTCCTGACCGCGGCGACGATGGCCACAGCTGGCACTTGTTCGCGCTGCTGCTTCCGCTCGAGCGGTTGCGCATCACGCGCCGGCAGTTCATCCAGGCGATGCACGAGCGCGGCATTGGAGTCGGAATTCACTATCCCGCGATCCACCTGTTCAGACGGTATCGAGCGCTCGGCTATGCAGAGGGGGATTTCCCCAATGCCGAGCGGATAGGCAGAGAAACCGTCACCTTGCCGCTTTTCCCGGCAATGACGCTGTCGGACGTGGACCGCGTGTGCGAGGCGGCGGTCCAAATCGTACAGGAGAACAGGCTGTGA
- a CDS encoding SMR family transporter, translating into MSAVSLLLVLTGVLLNATAQLLLKAGTNSVGQFEFVWHNIVPVGVQLATEPRILGGIACYGVSVVVWILALSRVEVSVAYPMLSIGYVVSAGAAWWLLGEAVSPTRLLGIGMIVAGVFIVARS; encoded by the coding sequence ATGAGCGCAGTCAGCCTGCTGCTGGTGCTGACCGGCGTGCTGCTGAACGCCACCGCGCAATTGCTTCTCAAGGCGGGAACCAACAGCGTCGGGCAATTCGAGTTCGTCTGGCACAACATCGTGCCGGTGGGCGTTCAGCTTGCCACCGAACCTCGTATTCTCGGCGGAATCGCCTGCTACGGGGTGAGCGTCGTGGTGTGGATCCTGGCGTTGTCGCGGGTGGAAGTGAGTGTTGCGTATCCCATGCTGTCGATCGGCTACGTGGTGAGCGCTGGCGCGGCGTGGTGGCTGCTCGGCGAGGCGGTGTCCCCGACACGGCTGCTCGGGATCGGCATGATCGTTGCCGGCGTCTTCATCGTGGCCCGCAGTTGA
- a CDS encoding glycosyltransferase family 39 protein, whose translation MTVINAWPRVGIGLLLLLASAVWFSNLEYRKLVQPDEGRYAEIPREMTANGDWVTPRLNGLKYFEKPPLQYWVTATAYRLFGERHWTARLWSALTGFACVLLVFFAGQRLFGHQAGLYAAMILGSSLLFVIVGHINTLDMGVTFFMTLALVAFLFAQGDIASEKEKRHWMWVAWGAAALSVLSKGLMGVVLPALALAFYSLLEGDWSPWKRLRLATGLPLFLLLAAPWFVAVSAANPEFFRFFFVHEHFERFLTQVHGRYQPWWFFIPILLLGILPWVVLLLDTLANAWRGEVAQSPAFRPQRFLLAWALTIFVFFSLSGSKLPSYILPVFPALALLMGVQLTRASGARVFWYCLPLAVVGALGLWVAPRLKVLGSPKVPAELYAAYGQWIAAASLVALLAAFAAAVLSRRGKVRQAVTVLALAGLVASQLAVTGHDTLSAEKSGYFLARKMEPFLRPGIPVYSVRLYEQTIPFYIKRTVIPVEFEGELQFGLRQEPDKGIADLAGFIAAWNKQPAALALMPPETYLELQRKGLPMEVIASNREHVVVRKP comes from the coding sequence ATGACGGTGATCAATGCTTGGCCTCGGGTCGGAATAGGGCTGCTCCTGTTGCTGGCAAGCGCCGTCTGGTTCAGCAATCTGGAATACCGAAAGCTCGTGCAGCCGGACGAAGGCCGTTACGCGGAAATTCCCCGGGAGATGACGGCGAACGGGGACTGGGTGACACCACGTCTTAACGGGCTCAAGTACTTCGAGAAGCCCCCCCTTCAGTACTGGGTCACGGCGACAGCGTATCGTCTGTTCGGCGAACGGCACTGGACCGCACGTCTGTGGAGCGCGCTTACCGGCTTTGCCTGCGTGCTGCTGGTTTTTTTTGCCGGACAACGGCTTTTCGGCCATCAGGCGGGGCTGTACGCGGCGATGATTCTGGGCAGCAGCCTGCTGTTTGTCATCGTCGGTCATATCAATACCCTCGACATGGGGGTCACTTTCTTCATGACACTGGCGTTGGTCGCGTTCCTGTTCGCCCAAGGGGACATCGCGAGCGAAAAAGAAAAAAGGCACTGGATGTGGGTGGCGTGGGGCGCGGCGGCGCTGTCCGTGCTTAGCAAGGGGCTCATGGGCGTGGTGCTCCCGGCGCTTGCGCTCGCGTTCTATTCACTGCTGGAGGGGGACTGGTCGCCCTGGAAGCGCCTGCGACTTGCGACCGGATTGCCTCTGTTCTTACTGCTCGCCGCACCGTGGTTCGTCGCAGTAAGCGCTGCCAATCCCGAGTTTTTCCGGTTCTTCTTCGTGCATGAGCACTTCGAGCGGTTCCTGACCCAGGTCCACGGCCGCTATCAGCCGTGGTGGTTCTTTATCCCCATCCTGCTTCTGGGGATCCTGCCTTGGGTGGTGTTGCTGTTGGACACGCTGGCGAACGCCTGGCGCGGGGAGGTGGCGCAATCGCCCGCCTTCCGCCCGCAGCGCTTCCTGCTGGCCTGGGCGCTCACGATCTTCGTCTTTTTCAGCCTGTCGGGCTCCAAGCTGCCCTCCTATATCCTGCCGGTCTTTCCCGCCTTGGCGCTGCTCATGGGCGTACAGCTCACCCGAGCAAGCGGCGCGAGAGTGTTCTGGTACTGCCTCCCCCTGGCAGTGGTAGGCGCGCTCGGGCTGTGGGTTGCGCCGAGGCTGAAAGTGCTCGGGAGCCCCAAGGTGCCCGCCGAGCTCTACGCGGCCTACGGGCAATGGATCGCGGCCGCGTCGCTGGTGGCCTTGCTGGCGGCCTTCGCCGCTGCCGTACTGAGCCGGCGCGGCAAGGTCCGTCAGGCGGTGACGGTCTTGGCGCTGGCCGGCCTTGTCGCTAGCCAGCTGGCGGTGACCGGGCACGATACCCTGTCCGCGGAAAAGTCCGGCTACTTCCTCGCCCGTAAGATGGAACCGTTCCTGCGGCCCGGGATCCCGGTCTACAGCGTTCGTCTCTACGAACAGACGATCCCGTTCTACATCAAGCGGACGGTCATTCCGGTGGAGTTCGAGGGAGAACTGCAATTCGGCCTGCGGCAGGAGCCGGACAAGGGAATTGCCGATCTGGCCGGCTTCATCGCCGCCTGGAACAAGCAGCCTGCCGCGCTCGCCCTCATGCCGCCCGAGACTTACCTTGAGCTGCAGCGCAAGGGGCTTCCCATGGAGGTCATCGCCTCCAATCGGGAGCATGTGGTGGTGAGGAAGCCATGA